The DNA sequence GAAATCCTGCGCGAAGCGCGGTGGCTTGGGTGTCAGGCCGATCACGTCCTGCAGCACCAGCACCTGGCCGTCGCATTCCGGGCTGGCACCGATCCCGATCACCGGAACCCCGGCCGCATGCGTGATCCGCGTCGCCAGCAACTCGGGCACGCTCTCGAGCAAAAGGCATTGCGCACCCGCGACCTCGAGCGCACGCGCCTCGGCCTGCATCTGCTCGGCCGCCACGACGCCGCGCCCCTGCACACGGTAGCCGCCGTACTGGTGCACCGCCTGGGGCGTCAGCCCGAGGTGCGCACACACCGGGATGCCCGCGCCGACCATGCGCTGCACGAGATCGGCATGCCCGCCGCGGCATTCGACCTTGATCATCTGCGCACCCGCACGCATCAACGCGCCGCCCTGCTCGACTGCGGTCGCGGCATCGCGGTCGCCCAGGAACGGCAGATCGGCCATCAACAACGCGCGCCGCGCGCCCCGCGCAACGGCTTCGAGATGGTAGATCATCTGTTCAATGGTCACCGGCAGCGTCGTGTCGTGGCCCTGGACGACCATACCCAGCGAGTCCCCGACCAGGATCACATCGATGTCTGCAGCATCCAGCAGGCGGGCGAAACTCGCGTCGTAGGCGGTCAGACAGGTGATCGGCCGATGCTCGTGCTTGTATTTCTCCAGCGTTCGGATAGTCGTGCGCATGGCTCCTCCGTTACCGCTCACAGATGGATCGGGAGCGGATTGAAGTAATGCCGGCCGCCGGGAACCTGCTCCAGGAACTGCAGCAGCTGCCGAAAATCCGCGTCGCTGTTCACCCAGTCGATCTCGGCGGCGTTCACGATCACGAGTGCGGCCGAATCGAAATGGTAGAAGAAGTCGGTGTAGGCCGCATTCAGACGCTGCAGGTAGGCGGCGTCGATATGACGCTCGTACGACCGCCCCCGACGCCGGATCCTTTCCAGCAGCACGTCGACCGGGGCCTGCAGGTAGACGACCAGGTCCGGACTCGGAAGCTGCGGGCGCAGCTGGCGATACATCTCGTGGTAGATCCCGATCTCGTCGGACGACAGGTTCAATTCCGCGAACAGCGGATCCTTGTCGACCAGGTAATCCGCCACATGGAGGCGCTCGAACAGCCGCATCTGCGCAACCGGCTTGAGCTGGCGCACCCGCTGCACCAGAAAATGGAGCTGCGTGGCGAGCGCGTAGCGGGAACGGTCGACATAGAAACGCTCGAGGAACGGATTCTCATCGGGCTCCTCGAACAGCGCCTCGGCCCGCAGATGCTGCACCAGCATCCGCGCGAGGCTGGACTTGCCCACGCCGATCGGCCCTTCGACCGCCACGAAACGGAAGTTGCCCAGGCTCACGCGCTGATCCCCGCTTCCCGGCAATCGTCGATCGGCACGAGCCCGGACGCCATCCGGCTGCACAGCTCGGACAATGCGCCGTGTCCGGGAATCCGCAGCTCCGGCGCGAGTTCCTGCAGCGGGAACAGCACGAAGTCGCGCTCGGCGATCCCGGGGTGAGGCACGCGCAAACCCGGTGCATCGATCACGCAACCGCCGTACAGCAGGATATCCAGATCCAGCAGCCGGGGACCCCAGCGCTGGCCGTCGCGGCGGCGGCCGAAGGCGCGTTCGATGCGCTGCAGCTCGCGCAGCAGCTCGGCCGGCGCGAGTGCGGTCCGGATCCGGGCCACTGCGTTCACGTAGTCGGGCTGATCCTGCGGACCCATCGGCGGATTGCGGTACCGGCGCGAACACGCGACCAGCCGGCTGTCCGGAATGTCCCGGGACAGCCGGACACAGGCCCCCGACACCTGTGCCGCAGGATCTCCGAGGTTGGCGCCGATCCCAACATAGGCGTCTACTACCGCCGCGCTCATGACGCCGGCCGCGCCTTGCGCCTGCGACGGCGCCTCGGCCGGGAACCCACGGGCGCCGGTTCGGTGCCGGATGAAGCCCAGACCGCGTCCTGCTGGCGCGCCTCGTCGCTGTCCTGGAATCGCGTCCACCAGTCGCAGAGATCGGGATCGGCCTGCCCCGCGCGCGCGCGCAGACACAGGAAGTCGTAGCCCGCCCGGAATCGGGGATGGGTGAGCAGCCGCGCCGCGCGGGCACCCTGGCTGCGCGGGAGCCGCTGCTGCAGCTCCCAGATCTCGCGCACCACCAACGCGTGGCGCCGGGGGATCGACACCCGCTGCGCCTGGCGCTCGAGTACCGCCGACGCTGCCTGCTGCCACGCCAACGCCGGCTCCTCGCCAGCGTCGAGGCGCGCCTGCGCCTCGCGCTGCACCGGCGCCCAGAGCAGGGCGGCGTACAGAAAAGCCGGATGCACACCCAGCCCATCCTGGATCCGGCTGTCGGTGTTGGTCAACGCTTCGACCAGGAACGCACGCACGCCGGAACCGCTGTCCGGTTCGCCGAAGCATTCCGCGGTCTGCGGGAACATGATGGCGAAAAGCCCGAAACGTTCGAGTTCGTCCAGGCAGGTCACTGCGGCCCCGCTGTGGAAGAGCTTCAGAACCTCGTCGAACAGCCGTGCAGGCGCGGCCGTGGTGAGCAGATCGGAGTGCCGGTGCAGCGCGTCGTCGACCTCAGGGGCCAGACGCAGACCCAGCTTCGCCGCGAAGCGAACGGCACGCAGCATGCGCACCGGGTCCTCGCGCAGGCGCTGCTCCGGGTCGTTGCCGATCAGTCGCAGCACGCCCTCGTGCAAGTCCTTCACGCCGTTGGTGAAGTCCAGTACCGAATAGTCGGCGATGTCGTAGTACAGCGCGTTGACGGTGAAGTCGCGGCGCCGGGCATCCTGCTCGATGGTGCCATAGCAGTTGTCGCGCAGGATGCGCCCGTCTTCGCTCAGTTCGACATTGCCGTCGTCCTCCTCCTCGGCCCCGATCGGCGCACGGAAGGTCGCGACCTCGATGATCTCGCGCCCGAAGGTTACATGCGCCAGACGGAAGCGGCGCCCGATCAGACGGCAGTTCCGGAACAGCCGACGCACGTCCTCGGGATGGGCGTCGGTGGCGACATCGAAATCCTTGGGCTCGCGCCCGAGCAGCAGATCGCGCACGCCGCCCCCGACCAGACAACTCCGGAACCCCGCATCCCGCAGCCGATACAGCACCTTCAGGGCGTTGTCACTGATCGCGGCGCGCGAGATCGGGTGCTGGGCACGAGGGTACACCCGCGGCTGCATCGTGGCTGGGGCTAGCTGGCTCACCGTGTGTCGTCATATCGGGAAAGCCCCGTATGATAGCAGCTCGCCCCCGGCGTGCACCGGAAACGCCTCCGGAAGCCGCCCTGCGCCCTCGTGCACGAACGCCCGCCCCCGGAAACCCGGAGCCCAATGCAGCGTCGTTCAGCGGAAGAGCTGGCGGATCGGCGCGACCTCTCCGGTGGCGCGGTGACGCAGGTAGTCGTCGAGGATCCGGCGGTGGTCGAACGCGAGCGCGAACTCCCGGTCCTCGGGGTCGCGCCACTGCAATGCGCGCGCGTCGTCCTGCGCACACGCATCGCCTTCGCCGCGAGCGACGTAGACCGCGCTCACGGTATGCCCCCGGGGATCCCGCTCAGGGTCGGAGTAGAGGCCCAGCAGACATTCCAGCCGGACCTCCAGCGCCGTCTCCTCGCGCGCCTCGCGTCGGGCGGCCTGCTCCACCGTCTCGCCCTCGTCGACGAAACCGCCCGGCAGGGCCCATCCGAACGGCGGATTCCGGCGCTCGATCAGCAGCACCCGGCCCGGATGCGCCGGCTGGCGGATGATCAGATCGACCGCCAGCAGCGGCGTGCGCGGACGTTGGACG is a window from the Thioalkalivibrio paradoxus ARh 1 genome containing:
- the panB gene encoding 3-methyl-2-oxobutanoate hydroxymethyltransferase, translated to MRTTIRTLEKYKHEHRPITCLTAYDASFARLLDAADIDVILVGDSLGMVVQGHDTTLPVTIEQMIYHLEAVARGARRALLMADLPFLGDRDAATAVEQGGALMRAGAQMIKVECRGGHADLVQRMVGAGIPVCAHLGLTPQAVHQYGGYRVQGRGVVAAEQMQAEARALEVAGAQCLLLESVPELLATRITHAAGVPVIGIGASPECDGQVLVLQDVIGLTPKPPRFAQDFLAGAGSLAAAVAAYADAVRSRRFPVSGVHTFD
- a CDS encoding deoxynucleoside kinase, whose translation is MSLGNFRFVAVEGPIGVGKSSLARMLVQHLRAEALFEEPDENPFLERFYVDRSRYALATQLHFLVQRVRQLKPVAQMRLFERLHVADYLVDKDPLFAELNLSSDEIGIYHEMYRQLRPQLPSPDLVVYLQAPVDVLLERIRRRGRSYERHIDAAYLQRLNAAYTDFFYHFDSAALVIVNAAEIDWVNSDADFRQLLQFLEQVPGGRHYFNPLPIHL
- the folK gene encoding 2-amino-4-hydroxy-6-hydroxymethyldihydropteridine diphosphokinase, whose protein sequence is MSAAVVDAYVGIGANLGDPAAQVSGACVRLSRDIPDSRLVACSRRYRNPPMGPQDQPDYVNAVARIRTALAPAELLRELQRIERAFGRRRDGQRWGPRLLDLDILLYGGCVIDAPGLRVPHPGIAERDFVLFPLQELAPELRIPGHGALSELCSRMASGLVPIDDCREAGISA
- the pcnB gene encoding polynucleotide adenylyltransferase PcnB: MSQLAPATMQPRVYPRAQHPISRAAISDNALKVLYRLRDAGFRSCLVGGGVRDLLLGREPKDFDVATDAHPEDVRRLFRNCRLIGRRFRLAHVTFGREIIEVATFRAPIGAEEEDDGNVELSEDGRILRDNCYGTIEQDARRRDFTVNALYYDIADYSVLDFTNGVKDLHEGVLRLIGNDPEQRLREDPVRMLRAVRFAAKLGLRLAPEVDDALHRHSDLLTTAAPARLFDEVLKLFHSGAAVTCLDELERFGLFAIMFPQTAECFGEPDSGSGVRAFLVEALTNTDSRIQDGLGVHPAFLYAALLWAPVQREAQARLDAGEEPALAWQQAASAVLERQAQRVSIPRRHALVVREIWELQQRLPRSQGARAARLLTHPRFRAGYDFLCLRARAGQADPDLCDWWTRFQDSDEARQQDAVWASSGTEPAPVGSRPRRRRRRKARPAS
- a CDS encoding NUDIX domain-containing protein is translated as MNVQRPRTPLLAVDLIIRQPAHPGRVLLIERRNPPFGWALPGGFVDEGETVEQAARREAREETALEVRLECLLGLYSDPERDPRGHTVSAVYVARGEGDACAQDDARALQWRDPEDREFALAFDHRRILDDYLRHRATGEVAPIRQLFR